The following proteins are encoded in a genomic region of Streptosporangiales bacterium:
- a CDS encoding MMPL family transporter: MFHLARLSLANRTIVALAALIVIGFGVFSIPQLKQQLIPNIEFPAAFVVAPYPGASPDIVEDQVTTPIEDAVNGVEGIEDVTSTTGEGVSNISLQFAFGTDLDKASADVDEAINRIQGDLPEDVDPQVVTGSSDQIPAVVFAVTSSLDEQALADRLDEVVVPELNEIDGVRQAEVTGVREQQVTVKLDEEALRKKGLAATSVSEALTANGTPVPAGSVDEDTESISVQVAEKFDSAEDIENIYLTPPAEQGQPPRGGAAPKPVKLGDVATVTMTEAKTTTITRTNGKPSLGLLVTAAPDGNNVLISDEIRDRLPDLTDRLGNDTELTVVFDQAPYVKDSIKSLGTEGLLGLIFAVIVILLFLLSLRSTIVTAVSIPMSVLIALIAMWTGDLSLNLLTLGGLTVAVGRVVDDSIVVLENIKRHLAYGEEKQQAVLNGVREVATAITASTLTTVAVFVPIAFISGIVGELFRPFAITVTIALLASLFVALTVIPVLCYWFLGAPKRGDEDPAVFEQRAIEKERRSPLQRIYVPVIRFSTKHRFVTVVLALLILAGTGALGTRLQTNFLDASGQNAVTITQEMPTGTNLETTSEAVAKVEDVLADEDAVDSYQVTIGGDPFGGVSTTGAARATYQLTVDEGSDVIAVQDRIRDGVNDISEIGTVAVNAGQGGGGFAASSQLQVVVQSTDADSLEDGAEQVRKAVAGTDDVTDVSSDLTENAPRIQVATKRSEAARHGLTDGAIGQAVASALQGSTVTQMTIDSQQHDVVLTTDDPPESLADIKALPLQTPLGEVRLDDVATVTQGAGPATISHVDGSRSATITATPGAENTGAVTAELTQKLNDLDLPAGVSYNLGGVSQDQSDAFTSLGLALVAAIVIVFLIMAATFRSLAQPLILMVSVPFAATGAIGLLLATGTSLGVPALIGVLMLVGIVVTNAIVLVDLMNRYRVAGMGVSEAVIEGGRRRLRPVVMTAVATICALTPMALGVTENDGGGFISQSLAIVVIGGLVSSTLLTLVVVPTLYTSLELGKERRAAKRAARRERKAVRKGGQPTPAPAPVAEPEPAAETAATPVAPVVAAVPAADGSRVNGHVAAPPWTHDRVGAALAGDNPTVLTRLEGGFAAIGDVQFLPGYSVLLTDDPDATRLTDLPRTRRLQFLADVERLAEAVERVCARRDPAFRRINIEIQGNEDGFLHAHVWPRYEWEPGDVSNRPVGRYGDDRWQDPSTRLGPQHDELRAEILAELDQLVFDPARTPQGGRRRREAGPSADGQPDSSVDEQPAPEGDHAPGSGPERN; the protein is encoded by the coding sequence CGATCCCCCAGCTGAAACAGCAGCTGATCCCGAACATCGAGTTCCCCGCCGCGTTCGTCGTCGCGCCGTACCCCGGCGCGTCCCCCGACATCGTCGAGGACCAGGTCACCACGCCGATCGAGGACGCGGTGAACGGCGTCGAGGGCATCGAGGACGTCACCTCGACGACCGGCGAGGGCGTGTCGAACATCTCGCTTCAGTTCGCGTTCGGCACCGACCTCGACAAGGCCAGCGCGGACGTCGACGAGGCGATCAACCGCATCCAGGGCGACCTGCCCGAGGACGTCGACCCGCAGGTCGTCACCGGCAGCAGCGACCAGATCCCCGCTGTCGTCTTCGCGGTCACCTCGTCCCTGGACGAACAGGCCCTCGCCGACCGGCTCGACGAGGTCGTCGTCCCCGAGCTCAACGAGATCGACGGCGTGCGCCAGGCCGAGGTCACCGGCGTCCGGGAGCAGCAGGTCACGGTCAAGCTCGACGAGGAGGCGCTCCGGAAGAAGGGCCTCGCCGCCACCTCGGTGTCCGAGGCGCTCACCGCCAACGGCACGCCCGTCCCCGCCGGCTCCGTCGACGAGGACACCGAGAGCATCTCCGTCCAGGTGGCGGAGAAGTTCGACTCCGCCGAGGACATCGAGAACATCTACCTCACGCCGCCGGCGGAGCAGGGTCAGCCGCCCCGCGGCGGCGCGGCGCCGAAGCCGGTGAAGCTCGGCGACGTCGCGACGGTCACCATGACCGAGGCGAAGACCACGACCATCACCAGGACCAACGGCAAGCCGAGCCTCGGGCTGCTGGTGACCGCCGCGCCCGACGGCAACAACGTGCTGATCTCCGACGAGATCCGCGACCGGCTCCCCGACCTCACCGACCGGCTCGGCAACGACACCGAGCTCACCGTCGTCTTCGACCAGGCGCCCTACGTCAAGGACTCGATCAAGAGCCTCGGCACGGAGGGCCTGCTCGGCCTGATCTTCGCGGTGATCGTGATCCTGCTGTTCCTGCTGTCGCTCCGCTCGACGATCGTGACGGCGGTCTCCATCCCGATGTCGGTCCTAATCGCACTCATCGCGATGTGGACGGGTGACCTGTCGCTCAACCTGCTCACCCTCGGCGGCCTCACCGTCGCCGTCGGACGCGTCGTCGACGACTCCATCGTCGTGCTCGAGAACATCAAACGACATCTGGCGTACGGGGAGGAGAAACAGCAGGCCGTGCTCAACGGCGTCCGCGAGGTGGCGACCGCCATCACCGCGTCGACGCTCACGACGGTGGCCGTGTTCGTGCCGATCGCGTTCATCAGTGGGATCGTCGGCGAGCTGTTCCGTCCGTTCGCCATCACGGTCACGATCGCGCTGCTCGCCTCGCTGTTCGTGGCCCTCACGGTCATCCCGGTGCTCTGCTACTGGTTCCTCGGCGCTCCGAAGCGCGGCGACGAGGACCCGGCGGTGTTCGAGCAGCGTGCCATCGAGAAGGAGCGCCGCTCGCCGCTGCAGCGGATCTACGTGCCGGTCATCAGGTTCTCGACGAAGCACCGGTTCGTCACCGTCGTGCTGGCGCTGCTCATCCTCGCCGGCACCGGTGCCCTCGGCACGCGCCTGCAGACCAACTTCCTCGACGCGTCGGGGCAGAACGCCGTCACCATCACCCAGGAGATGCCGACCGGCACCAACCTGGAGACGACGAGCGAGGCCGTCGCCAAGGTCGAGGACGTGCTCGCGGACGAGGACGCCGTCGACTCCTACCAGGTGACGATCGGCGGCGACCCGTTCGGCGGCGTGTCCACCACTGGCGCGGCGAGGGCCACCTACCAGCTCACGGTCGACGAGGGCTCCGACGTCATCGCGGTGCAGGACCGGATCAGGGACGGCGTCAACGACATCTCCGAGATCGGCACGGTCGCCGTCAACGCCGGACAGGGCGGTGGCGGATTCGCCGCCTCCAGCCAGCTGCAGGTCGTCGTGCAGTCCACCGACGCCGACTCGCTCGAGGACGGTGCCGAGCAGGTGCGCAAGGCGGTCGCCGGTACGGACGACGTCACCGACGTCTCCAGCGACCTGACCGAGAACGCGCCACGCATCCAGGTCGCGACCAAGCGGTCGGAGGCCGCGCGCCACGGGCTCACCGACGGTGCCATCGGCCAGGCGGTCGCGTCGGCGCTGCAGGGCTCGACCGTCACCCAGATGACGATCGACAGCCAGCAGCACGACGTCGTCCTGACGACCGACGATCCGCCGGAGTCGCTCGCCGACATCAAGGCGCTGCCGCTGCAGACGCCGCTCGGTGAGGTGCGTCTCGACGACGTCGCGACGGTCACCCAGGGCGCCGGCCCGGCGACCATCTCCCACGTCGACGGCTCGCGGAGCGCGACGATCACCGCGACGCCCGGCGCCGAGAACACCGGCGCGGTCACGGCGGAGCTGACGCAGAAGCTGAACGACCTCGACCTGCCCGCCGGGGTGAGCTACAACCTCGGCGGTGTCAGCCAGGACCAGTCGGACGCGTTCACCAGCCTCGGACTCGCGCTGGTGGCCGCGATCGTCATCGTGTTCCTGATCATGGCAGCGACCTTCCGCAGCCTCGCACAGCCGCTGATCCTGATGGTGTCGGTGCCGTTCGCGGCGACCGGCGCGATCGGCCTGCTGCTCGCGACCGGCACCTCGCTCGGTGTCCCTGCCCTCATCGGCGTCCTGATGCTCGTCGGCATCGTCGTGACCAACGCGATCGTGCTCGTCGACCTGATGAACCGCTACCGGGTCGCGGGGATGGGGGTGTCGGAAGCCGTCATCGAGGGCGGTCGCCGGCGCCTGCGTCCGGTCGTGATGACCGCGGTCGCGACGATCTGCGCGCTGACGCCGATGGCTCTCGGCGTGACCGAGAACGACGGCGGCGGCTTCATCTCCCAGTCGTTGGCGATCGTCGTCATCGGCGGCCTGGTCAGCTCCACGCTGCTGACGCTCGTGGTCGTGCCGACGCTGTACACGTCGCTGGAGCTGGGCAAGGAGCGTCGCGCGGCCAAGCGTGCCGCCAGGCGGGAGCGCAAGGCGGTGCGCAAGGGCGGACAGCCGACGCCGGCCCCGGCGCCGGTCGCGGAACCCGAGCCCGCGGCGGAGACCGCTGCCACTCCCGTGGCACCGGTGGTCGCCGCCGTGCCGGCGGCCGACGGCAGCCGGGTCAACGGCCACGTCGCCGCGCCGCCGTGGACCCACGATCGGGTCGGCGCGGCACTGGCCGGGGACAACCCCACCGTGCTCACCCGTCTCGAGGGCGGCTTCGCCGCGATCGGCGACGTGCAGTTCCTGCCCGGCTACAGCGTCCTCCTCACCGACGACCCCGACGCCACCCGGCTCACCGACCTGCCGCGGACGCGGCGGCTGCAGTTCCTCGCCGACGTCGAACGGCTGGCCGAGGCCGTGGAACGCGTCTGCGCCCGCAGGGACCCCGCGTTCCGGAGGATCAACATCGAGATCCAGGGCAACGAGGACGGCTTCCTGCACGCCCACGTGTGGCCGCGGTACGAGTGGGAGCCGGGCGACGTCAGCAACCGACCGGTCGGCCGCTACGGCGACGACCGGTGGCAGGACCCGTCGACCCGGTTGGGGCCGCAGCACGACGAGCTGCGCGCCGAGATCCTCGCCGAGCTCGACCAGCTCGTCTTCGACCCGGCCAGGACTCCCCAGGGCGGGCGCAGGCGCCGCGAGGCCGGTCCGTCCGCCGACGGGCAGCCGGACTCCTCGGTGGACGAGCAGCCCGCGCCGGAGGGCGACCATGCCCCCGGCAGCGGACCCGAGCGGAACTGA